From the genome of Pseudomonas sp. AB6, one region includes:
- the uraD gene encoding 2-oxo-4-hydroxy-4-carboxy-5-ureidoimidazoline decarboxylase — MTHFQTLTPSTLSRDEFVAAFADVYEHSAWVAEMAYDLGHDADLDQIETLHARMSDILLSADHARQLALINAHPDLAGKAAVQGQLTEASTHEQAGAGIHQCSAEEFQRFTELNDAYKASFAFPFIMAVKGSDRHQILAAFETRIHHSVETEFACALAEINKIAMFRLQAL; from the coding sequence ATGACTCATTTCCAAACCCTGACACCGTCGACCCTGAGCCGCGATGAATTCGTCGCCGCCTTCGCTGACGTTTACGAGCATTCAGCGTGGGTTGCGGAAATGGCCTACGACCTGGGTCACGACGCCGATCTGGACCAGATCGAAACCCTGCACGCCCGCATGAGCGACATCCTGTTAAGTGCTGATCACGCCCGGCAACTGGCGCTGATCAACGCTCACCCGGACCTTGCCGGCAAAGCCGCCGTGCAAGGCCAACTGACCGAAGCCAGCACCCACGAGCAAGCTGGCGCCGGTATCCACCAATGCTCGGCCGAAGAGTTCCAACGCTTCACCGAGCTGAACGACGCCTACAAAGCCTCGTTCGCGTTTCCCTTCATCATGGCGGTGAAAGGCAGTGACCGGCATCAGATCCTCGCCGCCTTCGAAACGCGCATCCATCACTCGGTCGAGACTGAGTTCGCCTGCGCCTTGGCCGAGATCAACAAGATCGCGATGTTCCGCTTGCAAGCCCTCTGA
- the uraH gene encoding hydroxyisourate hydrolase yields MGRLTTHVLDAAHGCPGSCIKIELYRVEGDRLESVAKAVTNSDGRCDAPLLEGDDYRTGVYQLQFQAGDYYRARGTTLPDQAFLDVVVLRFGIDATQDHYHVPLLISPYSYSTYRGS; encoded by the coding sequence ATGGGACGACTGACGACGCATGTACTGGACGCCGCACACGGCTGCCCCGGCAGCTGCATCAAAATTGAACTGTACCGAGTCGAAGGTGATCGCCTGGAGTCAGTCGCCAAGGCCGTGACCAATAGCGACGGCCGCTGTGATGCGCCGTTGTTGGAAGGTGACGACTATCGCACTGGGGTTTATCAATTGCAGTTCCAGGCCGGTGATTATTACCGGGCTCGAGGTACGACGTTGCCCGATCAAGCCTTTCTCGACGTCGTGGTACTGCGGTTTGGCATCGACGCTACGCAAGATCATTACCATGTGCCGCTGTTAATTTCGCCTTACAGCTATTCGACCTATCGCGGTAGTTAA
- the puuE gene encoding allantoinase PuuE, with protein sequence MSADYPRDLIGYGNNPPHPHWPGNARIALSFVLNYEEGGERNILHGDSESESFLSEMVSAQPLQGERNLSMESLYEYGSRAGVWRVLKLFKAFDIPLTVFAVAMAAQRHPEVIRAMVEAGHEICSHGYRWIDYQYMDQAQEREHMLEAVRILTEISGERPLGWYTGRTGPNTRRLVMEEGGFLYDSDTYDDDLPYWEPNNPTDKPHLVIPYTLDTNDMRFTQAQGFNNGEQFFQYLKDAFDVLYAEGAEAPKMLSIGLHCRLIGRPARLGALKRFLEYAKGHEQVWFSRRVDIARHWHAEHPYQATACKKGQTAK encoded by the coding sequence GTGAGTGCTGATTATCCACGCGACCTGATCGGTTACGGCAATAACCCACCCCATCCCCACTGGCCAGGGAATGCCCGCATCGCCTTGTCGTTCGTACTGAATTACGAAGAAGGCGGCGAGCGTAATATTTTGCACGGCGATAGCGAATCCGAGTCCTTCCTGTCGGAAATGGTCTCGGCGCAACCGCTGCAGGGCGAGCGCAACTTGAGCATGGAGTCGCTCTACGAATATGGCAGCCGCGCGGGTGTCTGGCGAGTGCTCAAGCTGTTCAAGGCGTTCGATATTCCGCTGACTGTTTTTGCCGTAGCCATGGCCGCGCAGCGTCATCCGGAGGTGATCCGCGCCATGGTTGAAGCCGGTCATGAGATTTGCAGCCACGGCTACCGTTGGATCGACTATCAGTACATGGACCAAGCCCAAGAGCGTGAACACATGCTTGAAGCGGTCCGCATCCTCACCGAGATCAGCGGCGAGCGTCCGCTGGGTTGGTACACCGGTCGTACCGGTCCTAACACCCGTCGGTTGGTCATGGAGGAAGGCGGCTTCTTGTATGACTCGGACACCTATGACGATGACCTGCCCTACTGGGAACCGAACAACCCCACTGACAAGCCGCACCTGGTAATTCCGTACACCCTCGACACCAACGACATGCGTTTTACTCAGGCCCAGGGCTTTAACAACGGCGAGCAGTTTTTTCAGTACCTCAAGGACGCTTTCGATGTGCTGTATGCCGAAGGCGCCGAGGCACCGAAGATGCTCTCGATCGGTTTGCACTGCCGCCTGATCGGGCGCCCGGCCCGCTTGGGCGCGCTGAAACGCTTCCTCGAGTACGCCAAAGGTCACGAGCAGGTTTGGTTCAGTCGCCGGGTAGACATCGCGCGCCATTGGCACGCTGAACATCCGTATCAAGCGACAGCCTGTAAAAAAGGACAGACAGCGAAATGA
- the xdhA gene encoding xanthine dehydrogenase small subunit — MIQFLLNQELRTEHVLDPNLTVLNYLREHLGKPGTKEGCASGDCGACTVVIGELNLDDGQEHLRYRSLNSCLTFVASLHGKQLITVEDLKHQGQLHSVQKAMVDCHGSQCGFCTPGFVMSLFALQKNSTEANGHQAHEALAGNLCRCTGYRPILAAAEQACGDQRQPDQFDQREAATIARLRAIAPKETAELNSGDKRCLVPLTVSDLAELYDSYPQARLLAGGTDLALEVTQFHRTLPVMIYVGNIEAMKRIEHFDDRLEIGAATSLTDCYVALSAQYPDFGELLQRFASLQIRNQGTLGGNIGNASPIGDSPPLLIALGAQLVLCKGQTRRTLALEDYFIDYRVTARQDSEFIEKIIVPKANARQVFRAYKVSKRLDDDISAVCAAFRLQVENGAIVEARVAFGGMAAIPKRAAACEQALIGAPWTSATVERACVALADDFTPLSDFRASKEYRLLSAQNLLRKYFIELQSPHIETRVTSYV, encoded by the coding sequence GTGATCCAATTCTTACTTAATCAGGAACTGCGAACTGAGCACGTCCTGGACCCGAATTTGACGGTGCTCAATTATTTACGTGAGCACTTGGGTAAACCCGGCACCAAAGAAGGCTGCGCCAGTGGCGACTGTGGCGCCTGCACGGTGGTGATCGGCGAATTGAATCTCGACGACGGCCAAGAACATCTGCGTTATCGCAGCCTCAACTCATGCCTGACGTTCGTCGCCTCGTTGCACGGTAAACAACTGATCACCGTTGAAGACCTAAAGCATCAAGGTCAACTGCACAGTGTGCAAAAAGCCATGGTCGATTGTCATGGCTCGCAATGCGGCTTCTGCACACCAGGGTTTGTCATGTCGCTGTTCGCGCTGCAAAAGAACAGCACTGAAGCCAACGGTCATCAAGCCCACGAAGCACTGGCCGGTAATTTGTGCCGCTGCACCGGTTATCGCCCGATTCTGGCCGCCGCCGAGCAAGCGTGCGGCGATCAACGCCAACCTGATCAATTCGATCAGCGCGAGGCCGCGACCATTGCCCGCCTGCGCGCCATCGCGCCGAAGGAAACCGCTGAACTCAACAGCGGCGACAAACGTTGCCTGGTGCCGCTGACCGTCAGCGACTTGGCCGAACTGTATGACTCATACCCACAAGCGCGTTTGCTGGCGGGCGGCACCGATCTGGCGCTGGAGGTGACGCAGTTCCATCGCACGCTGCCGGTGATGATCTATGTCGGCAACATCGAAGCCATGAAACGCATTGAACATTTCGACGACCGCCTGGAAATCGGCGCCGCGACCTCGCTCACCGACTGTTACGTCGCACTCAGTGCTCAATACCCGGACTTCGGCGAGCTGTTGCAGCGCTTCGCGTCGCTGCAAATCCGCAATCAAGGCACCCTCGGCGGCAACATCGGCAACGCTTCACCGATTGGTGATTCGCCCCCACTGCTGATCGCCCTCGGCGCCCAACTTGTCCTGTGCAAAGGCCAGACCCGTCGAACCCTGGCGCTGGAAGATTACTTCATCGATTACCGGGTCACGGCGCGGCAGGACAGCGAATTCATCGAGAAAATCATCGTGCCCAAGGCCAACGCCCGGCAGGTATTTCGCGCGTACAAAGTATCCAAGCGCTTGGACGACGATATCTCCGCCGTCTGTGCCGCCTTCCGCTTGCAGGTGGAAAACGGCGCTATCGTTGAAGCACGCGTCGCCTTCGGCGGCATGGCCGCGATTCCGAAACGTGCAGCGGCCTGCGAACAGGCGCTGATCGGTGCGCCGTGGACGTCGGCCACTGTGGAGCGCGCTTGCGTGGCATTGGCGGATGATTTCACCCCGCTCTCAGACTTCCGCGCCAGCAAGGAATACCGCCTGCTCAGCGCGCAAAACCTGCTGCGTAAGTACTTCATCGAGCTGCAATCGCCTCATATCGAAACGCGGGTGACTTCTTATGTCTAA
- a CDS encoding NCS2 family permease: MESRKSEATTLDLTPPSTGLLERVFKLSVHGTTVRTELLAGLTTFITMAYIIFVNPNIMADAGIDHGAAFVATCIAAALGCLLMGLYANWPVGLAPGMGLNAFFTYTVVGTMGYSWQTALGAVFISGLIFMFLTLSRIREWLLNSIPISLRFAMGAGVGLFLGIIGLKTAGIVVASPSTLIKLGSLREPGPLLAAICFLMIAVLSYHRVFGAILISIIAVTLAGWGLGLVQYNGIFSTPPSLAPTWLAMDVKGVFNVSMISVVLAFLFVHMFDTAGTLMGVAQRAGLVKPDGKIENLSKALKADSASSVFGALVGVPPVTSYVESAAGVAAGGRTGLTAVTVGVLFIVAMFFAPLAGMIPAYATAGALIYVAMLMMGGMAHINWDEATDSIPAIVTVIMMPLTFSVADGIALGFITYVVLKVGTGKHKEISVSLYALCVIFIAKFVFL, from the coding sequence GTGGAAAGTCGAAAATCCGAAGCAACAACGCTGGATCTTACGCCGCCAAGCACAGGCTTGCTTGAACGTGTCTTCAAGCTAAGTGTGCATGGCACAACCGTCAGAACCGAACTGCTAGCGGGCCTGACCACGTTCATCACCATGGCGTACATCATCTTCGTCAACCCCAATATCATGGCCGACGCCGGCATCGACCACGGGGCAGCGTTCGTCGCTACCTGTATCGCCGCCGCGCTAGGCTGCCTGTTGATGGGGTTGTACGCGAACTGGCCCGTAGGTTTGGCGCCGGGTATGGGCTTGAATGCCTTTTTTACCTACACCGTGGTCGGCACCATGGGCTACAGCTGGCAAACCGCGCTGGGTGCTGTGTTTATTTCCGGCTTGATCTTCATGTTTCTGACCCTGTCGCGCATTCGCGAATGGCTGCTCAATAGCATCCCGATCAGTTTGCGTTTCGCCATGGGCGCGGGAGTTGGTTTGTTTCTTGGCATCATTGGCTTGAAAACCGCCGGTATCGTGGTCGCCAGCCCCAGCACGTTGATCAAGCTTGGCTCGCTGCGTGAACCTGGGCCGTTATTGGCTGCGATCTGTTTTCTGATGATTGCCGTGCTGAGCTACCACCGCGTTTTCGGTGCGATTCTGATCAGTATTATTGCGGTGACACTCGCCGGCTGGGGTTTGGGGTTGGTGCAATACAACGGCATTTTTTCTACCCCGCCGAGCTTGGCCCCGACTTGGCTGGCAATGGACGTCAAGGGCGTGTTCAACGTCAGCATGATCAGCGTGGTGTTGGCGTTTCTGTTCGTGCACATGTTCGACACCGCAGGCACCTTGATGGGCGTTGCTCAGCGCGCAGGACTGGTGAAGCCTGACGGAAAAATTGAAAACCTGTCCAAAGCGCTGAAGGCTGACAGTGCCTCCAGCGTATTTGGCGCCCTGGTCGGCGTGCCTCCCGTTACCAGCTATGTCGAAAGCGCCGCAGGTGTTGCGGCAGGAGGACGTACCGGGCTCACCGCAGTTACCGTTGGCGTGCTGTTTATCGTGGCAATGTTTTTTGCACCGCTGGCCGGGATGATCCCCGCCTATGCCACTGCTGGGGCGCTGATCTACGTCGCGATGCTTATGATGGGTGGCATGGCACACATCAACTGGGACGAAGCCACCGACAGCATTCCAGCCATCGTCACCGTGATCATGATGCCGTTGACGTTCTCGGTCGCAGACGGCATTGCCCTTGGCTTTATCACCTACGTGGTGCTCAAGGTCGGCACCGGCAAGCACAAGGAAATCTCCGTCAGCCTGTATGCGCTGTGTGTGATTTTCATCGCCAAGTTCGTATTCCTGTAA
- the guaD gene encoding guanine deaminase yields MKSVSVSTHASTIKKAYRAAILHSIADPAEVVIEASYEYFSDGLLVVEDGNIVALGHAADLLGTLGSDVEVTQYPDALITPGFIDTHIHLPQTGMVGSYGEQLLDWLNTYVFPCEKQFADAAHSAEVSEIFIKELLRNGTTTALVFGSVHKASVEAFFSAAERLNLRMIAGKVMMDRNAPDYLTDTAESSYVDSKALIERWHGKGRLHYAVTPRFAPTSTPAQLALAGQLLDEYPDVYMQTHISENLQEVEWVKALFPERSNYLDVYDHFKLLGERSVFAHGVHLCDDECARLAETGSAVAFCPTSNLFLGSGLFDLPMAEKHKLNIGLGTDVGAGTSFSLLHTLNEAYKVMQLQGAKLSPFKSLYLATLGGARALRLEDKIGTLYPGTEADFVVLDYTATPLLAYRLKQAKDIEEKLFVLTTLGDDRTVLETYSAGQRVHKRD; encoded by the coding sequence ATGAAGTCCGTGTCTGTCAGTACCCATGCAAGCACCATCAAAAAAGCCTACCGCGCCGCGATTCTGCACAGCATCGCTGATCCGGCGGAAGTTGTGATCGAGGCCTCCTATGAGTATTTTTCCGACGGCTTACTGGTGGTCGAGGACGGCAACATAGTCGCCCTTGGGCACGCTGCAGATTTACTTGGCACGCTCGGCAGTGATGTCGAGGTCACGCAATACCCGGACGCGTTGATCACCCCCGGGTTCATCGATACCCACATCCATTTGCCGCAGACCGGGATGGTCGGGTCCTATGGCGAGCAGTTGCTGGACTGGCTGAACACCTACGTTTTCCCCTGCGAAAAGCAGTTTGCCGACGCGGCGCATTCGGCCGAAGTATCAGAGATTTTCATCAAGGAATTGCTGCGCAACGGCACCACCACCGCGCTGGTATTCGGCAGTGTGCACAAGGCCTCGGTGGAGGCTTTTTTCAGCGCGGCAGAGAGGCTCAACTTGAGGATGATCGCCGGCAAGGTGATGATGGACCGCAATGCCCCGGATTACCTGACCGATACCGCAGAGTCCAGCTACGTCGACAGCAAAGCGTTGATCGAACGCTGGCACGGCAAGGGTCGTTTGCACTACGCCGTAACGCCGCGCTTCGCGCCCACCAGCACCCCGGCACAATTGGCGCTGGCCGGGCAACTGCTCGACGAATACCCAGACGTGTATATGCAAACGCACATCAGCGAGAACCTGCAAGAAGTTGAGTGGGTGAAGGCGTTGTTCCCGGAACGCAGCAATTATCTGGATGTGTACGACCACTTCAAATTGCTCGGTGAACGCTCGGTATTTGCCCACGGCGTGCACTTGTGCGACGACGAATGCGCAAGGCTGGCGGAAACCGGTTCGGCGGTGGCGTTCTGCCCGACGTCTAACCTGTTCCTCGGCAGCGGTTTGTTTGATTTGCCCATGGCGGAGAAGCACAAACTGAACATTGGTTTGGGCACCGATGTCGGCGCGGGAACGAGCTTCTCGCTGCTGCACACGCTGAACGAAGCGTACAAGGTGATGCAGCTTCAGGGCGCCAAACTGAGCCCGTTCAAATCGCTGTACCTGGCGACGTTGGGCGGCGCACGGGCGTTGCGTCTTGAAGACAAGATCGGCACGTTGTATCCGGGAACCGAAGCAGACTTCGTGGTGCTTGATTACACCGCTACGCCGCTCCTCGCCTACCGCTTGAAACAGGCGAAGGATATCGAGGAGAAGTTGTTCGTGCTGACCACCCTGGGTGATGACCGGACGGTGCTGGAGACCTACTCGGCCGGGCAGCGAGTGCACAAGCGCGACTAG
- the xdhB gene encoding xanthine dehydrogenase molybdopterin binding subunit — MSNHAPEKTQTEMIALFQQDLKTGVGRSVKHDSADKHVSGEAVYIDDRLEFPNQLHVYARMSDRAHARIISIDTAPCYAFEGVRIAITHEDIPGLKDIGPLLPGDPLLAIDTVEFVGQPVMAVAARDLETARKAAMAAIIEYEDLVPVLDVVEAFRNKHFVLDSHTHKRGDSVSALDSAEHRLQGSLHIGGQEHFYLETQISSVMPTEDGGMIVYCSTQNPTEVQKLVAEVLGVSMNKIVVDMRRMGGGFGGKETQAASPACLCAVVAMLTGQPTKMRLPRVEDMLMTGKRHPFYIEYDVGFDNSGRLHGIRLELAGNCGCSPDLSNSIVDRAMFHADNSYYLGDATINGHRCKTNTASNTAYRGFGGPQGMVAIEEVMDNIARHLGKDPLEVRKVNYYGKTERNVTHYYQTVEHNMLEEMTAELEESCQYAERRESIRTYNASSPVLKKGLALTPVKFGISFTASFLNQAGALIHIYTDGSIHLNHGGTEMGQGLNIKVAQVVAEVFQVDIDRIQITATNTDKVPNTSPTAASSGADLNGKAAQNAAEILKQRLVEFAAKQYKVAEDQVEFRNGHVRAGEFVLSFESLAMQAWVGQVSLSSTGYYKTPKIYYDRTQARGHPFYYFAYGAACCEVIIDTLTGEYKMLRTDILHDVGASLNPAIDMGQVEGGFIQGMGWLTMEELVWNAKGKLMTNSPASYKVPAVSDMPLDLRVKLVENRKNPEDTVFHSKAVGEPPFMLGIAAWCAIKDAVASVADYRHQPKIDAPATPERVLWGCEQMRKLNASVQEALDVAHELI; from the coding sequence ATGTCTAATCACGCCCCGGAAAAAACCCAGACCGAAATGATCGCGCTGTTTCAGCAAGACCTGAAGACCGGCGTCGGCCGCAGCGTCAAGCACGACAGCGCCGACAAGCATGTGTCGGGGGAAGCGGTGTACATCGACGACCGCCTGGAATTCCCCAACCAACTGCACGTGTATGCGCGGATGTCTGACCGTGCCCATGCGCGGATCATCAGCATCGACACCGCGCCGTGCTACGCCTTCGAGGGCGTACGTATAGCGATCACCCACGAAGACATTCCCGGCCTCAAGGACATTGGTCCACTGCTGCCCGGCGACCCGTTGCTGGCCATCGATACCGTTGAGTTTGTGGGCCAGCCGGTGATGGCTGTCGCCGCCCGTGATCTGGAAACCGCACGCAAAGCGGCCATGGCCGCGATCATCGAATACGAAGACCTGGTGCCGGTGTTGGACGTGGTTGAAGCGTTCCGCAATAAGCACTTCGTCCTCGACAGCCACACCCACAAACGCGGTGATTCTGTCAGCGCGTTGGACAGCGCCGAACACCGCTTGCAGGGCAGTTTGCACATCGGCGGCCAGGAACACTTTTACCTGGAAACCCAGATCTCGTCGGTGATGCCCACTGAAGACGGCGGCATGATCGTTTACTGCTCGACGCAAAACCCCACCGAAGTGCAAAAACTGGTGGCCGAAGTGCTCGGTGTCTCCATGAACAAGATCGTGGTGGACATGCGCCGCATGGGCGGCGGGTTCGGCGGCAAGGAAACTCAGGCAGCCAGCCCGGCGTGCTTGTGCGCGGTGGTGGCAATGTTGACCGGACAACCGACCAAAATGCGCCTGCCACGGGTCGAAGACATGCTGATGACCGGTAAGCGCCACCCGTTCTACATCGAGTACGACGTTGGCTTCGATAACAGCGGACGCCTGCACGGGATTCGTTTGGAGCTGGCCGGCAACTGCGGCTGCTCGCCGGACTTGTCCAACTCCATCGTCGACCGGGCGATGTTCCATGCTGACAACTCGTATTACCTGGGCGATGCCACCATCAATGGTCATCGCTGCAAGACCAACACGGCGTCGAATACCGCGTATCGCGGTTTCGGCGGGCCACAAGGCATGGTCGCTATCGAAGAAGTCATGGACAACATCGCCCGTCACCTCGGCAAAGACCCGTTGGAGGTGCGCAAGGTTAACTACTACGGCAAGACCGAGCGTAACGTCACCCACTACTACCAAACCGTCGAGCACAACATGCTCGAAGAGATGACCGCCGAGCTAGAAGAAAGCTGCCAGTACGCCGAGCGCCGCGAGTCGATTCGCACCTATAACGCCAGCAGTCCGGTATTGAAAAAAGGCCTGGCGCTGACCCCGGTGAAGTTCGGTATTTCCTTCACCGCCAGCTTCCTCAATCAGGCCGGTGCGTTGATCCATATCTACACCGACGGCAGCATTCACCTGAACCACGGCGGCACGGAGATGGGCCAGGGTTTGAACATCAAGGTCGCGCAAGTGGTGGCCGAGGTGTTTCAGGTGGACATCGACCGAATTCAGATCACCGCAACCAACACCGACAAGGTGCCGAATACTTCACCGACGGCCGCATCCAGCGGTGCGGACTTGAACGGCAAGGCGGCGCAAAACGCGGCCGAAATTCTCAAGCAGCGCTTGGTCGAATTTGCCGCGAAACAGTACAAAGTCGCTGAAGACCAGGTGGAGTTTCGCAACGGTCATGTGCGGGCCGGCGAGTTTGTGTTGTCGTTCGAATCCTTGGCGATGCAGGCATGGGTCGGTCAGGTCTCGCTATCGAGTACCGGTTATTACAAGACACCGAAGATCTACTACGACCGCACCCAGGCCCGTGGCCATCCGTTCTATTACTTTGCCTACGGCGCGGCCTGTTGTGAGGTGATCATCGATACCTTGACCGGCGAATACAAAATGCTCCGCACCGACATCCTCCATGACGTGGGCGCCTCGTTGAACCCGGCCATCGACATGGGTCAGGTAGAGGGCGGGTTCATTCAAGGCATGGGCTGGTTGACCATGGAAGAGTTGGTGTGGAACGCCAAGGGCAAACTGATGACCAACAGTCCGGCCAGCTACAAGGTCCCGGCGGTCAGCGACATGCCGCTGGACCTGCGGGTGAAGCTGGTGGAAAACCGCAAAAACCCGGAAGACACGGTGTTCCACTCCAAGGCCGTGGGCGAACCGCCATTCATGCTCGGCATCGCCGCCTGGTGCGCAATCAAAGACGCCGTGGCCAGCGTCGCCGATTATCGGCATCAGCCAAAGATTGATGCGCCCGCGACCCCGGAGCGGGTGCTGTGGGGCTGTGAGCAGATGAGAAAATTGAATGCATCGGTTCAGGAAGCATTGGATGTCGCGCACGAATTAATCTGA
- a CDS encoding GntR family transcriptional regulator yields MTFKAPDSLAEQIARHLAERIIRGELKPGERIQEQKVTTSLSVSRGSVREALLILERRHLIVILPRRGAQVTEITAHNVQSLCTLMSELYILLALAVADRWEAPIDLAPFVQIQQRLKNSLERQDVKAFVEDSFNVMRAAYPFADNPYLQETVENLQPSMSRNYYLALDQRKAEMGESFKHFGQLLDAVVARDVVRIREVLGSYGERSCKLILSALAVD; encoded by the coding sequence ATGACGTTCAAGGCGCCGGACAGCCTCGCCGAGCAAATCGCTCGCCACCTTGCAGAGAGAATCATCCGTGGCGAATTGAAGCCAGGGGAACGCATTCAAGAGCAAAAGGTAACGACCTCACTCAGTGTGAGTCGTGGTTCGGTGCGTGAAGCGCTGCTGATTCTTGAACGCCGCCATTTGATTGTTATCCTGCCGCGCCGTGGTGCCCAGGTGACGGAGATCACCGCACACAATGTTCAAAGCCTCTGCACGCTGATGAGTGAGCTGTACATTCTGCTTGCTCTTGCTGTGGCTGATCGCTGGGAGGCGCCGATTGATCTTGCGCCATTCGTACAGATTCAACAGCGCCTCAAAAACAGCCTTGAACGCCAAGATGTGAAGGCCTTCGTCGAAGACAGCTTTAACGTCATGCGCGCGGCGTATCCATTCGCCGACAACCCATACCTGCAAGAGACTGTTGAAAATCTGCAACCGTCCATGAGCCGTAACTATTACTTGGCACTGGATCAGCGTAAGGCAGAAATGGGGGAATCCTTCAAGCACTTCGGCCAACTGCTCGATGCGGTGGTGGCGCGCGACGTTGTGCGAATTCGCGAAGTACTGGGCAGCTATGGTGAGCGCAGCTGCAAGTTGATTCTGTCCGCACTGGCAGTTGACTGA
- a CDS encoding GntR family transcriptional regulator — protein MNEQLQPLKKHPRTLKTGRTGTQDDIVYAHIFEAILEQRLAPGTKLSEEALGEIFGVSRTIIRRALSRLAHEGVVLLRPNRGAVVASPSVEEARQVFFARRMVEKAITELAVEHATPEQLAELRQMVSDERDSFSRGDRGAGIRLSGEFHLKLAVAAKNAPLISFQRSLVSQTSLIIAQYESGNRSHCSYDEHNQLIDAIEARDAALAVNLMMHHMDHIDSKLNLDEDSASDDLHAVFSHLMLTKKKPGRNQAV, from the coding sequence ATGAACGAACAGTTGCAGCCCCTCAAAAAGCATCCGCGTACCCTCAAGACTGGCCGCACCGGAACCCAGGACGATATCGTTTATGCGCATATCTTTGAGGCTATTTTGGAGCAACGTCTGGCACCCGGTACGAAACTGAGTGAGGAAGCGCTGGGGGAAATTTTCGGTGTCAGCCGCACGATTATTCGTCGTGCGCTATCACGTTTGGCCCACGAAGGGGTCGTGCTGCTACGGCCAAACCGTGGCGCGGTAGTGGCCAGCCCGAGTGTGGAAGAAGCGCGTCAGGTGTTCTTTGCGCGGCGCATGGTGGAGAAGGCGATTACTGAACTGGCCGTCGAGCATGCAACGCCTGAGCAACTCGCCGAACTGCGACAGATGGTCAGCGACGAGCGCGACAGTTTTTCCCGCGGGGATCGCGGCGCGGGGATTCGTTTATCGGGGGAGTTTCACTTGAAATTGGCCGTAGCGGCGAAGAATGCGCCGCTGATCAGCTTCCAGCGCAGCCTGGTGTCGCAGACTTCATTGATCATCGCGCAGTACGAAAGCGGCAATCGCTCACACTGCTCTTACGATGAACACAACCAGTTGATCGATGCCATAGAAGCGCGCGACGCGGCATTAGCGGTGAACCTGATGATGCATCACATGGACCACATCGACAGCAAGCTCAACCTCGACGAAGACAGCGCCTCCGACGACCTGCACGCAGTGTTCTCGCACTTGATGCTGACCAAGAAAAAACCGGGTAGGAATCAGGCGGTTTAA
- the xdhC gene encoding xanthine dehydrogenase accessory protein XdhC, which yields MDNWISALADLQNQGEPCVLVTIIDERGSTPRNAGSKMVVSAERIFETIGGGHLEYKAMEIAREMLASGSQHTRLERFSLGASLGQCCGGVNVLLFEPMGHPQAQIAVFGAGHVGRALVPLLASLPCRIRWIDSRENEFPAQIPEGVSRIVNEEPVDEVEQLPKGSYCIVMTHNHQLDLELTAAILKRNDFTYFGLIGSKTKRIKFEHRLRERGFDTALLQRIRCPMGLAEVKGKLPIEIAVSIAAEVIATYNANFGQHSADAVPIAHLLPVSRRSQAQQ from the coding sequence ATGGATAACTGGATCAGTGCCCTCGCCGATTTGCAAAATCAAGGCGAGCCCTGTGTGTTGGTGACCATCATCGATGAGCGCGGTTCGACGCCGCGCAATGCTGGCTCGAAGATGGTGGTCAGTGCCGAGCGGATCTTCGAAACCATCGGTGGCGGGCATCTGGAATACAAGGCGATGGAAATAGCCCGTGAGATGCTCGCCAGCGGCAGTCAACACACCCGCCTGGAACGCTTCAGCCTCGGTGCAAGTCTGGGCCAGTGTTGCGGTGGGGTAAATGTGTTGCTGTTTGAGCCCATGGGCCATCCACAAGCGCAGATCGCAGTGTTTGGTGCAGGCCATGTGGGGCGCGCGTTGGTGCCGCTGTTGGCGAGCCTGCCGTGCCGGATACGTTGGATTGATTCCCGGGAAAATGAGTTCCCTGCGCAGATTCCCGAAGGTGTGTCACGCATCGTTAACGAAGAGCCTGTGGATGAAGTCGAGCAGTTGCCCAAGGGCAGTTATTGCATCGTCATGACCCACAATCATCAGCTGGATCTGGAACTGACGGCGGCGATCCTAAAGCGCAACGACTTCACCTATTTCGGCTTGATCGGCTCAAAAACCAAACGCATCAAGTTCGAGCATCGCTTGCGTGAACGCGGTTTCGATACCGCGCTGTTGCAACGCATTCGTTGCCCAATGGGCTTGGCCGAAGTCAAAGGCAAATTGCCGATCGAAATTGCCGTGTCCATCGCCGCTGAAGTAATCGCCACCTACAACGCTAATTTCGGCCAGCACAGCGCCGACGCCGTGCCGATTGCCCACTTGCTGCCGGTCTCCCGCCGCAGCCAAGCACAACAATAA